GCCGTTCCGCCGCATACCGATGGACGATCGTGCGGTACGCGCGGAACGGCACGGAGTCCGTTCCCTACAGCGTGGTGCGCAGCAAAAGAGCCGGACGGTTTCCCGCCCGGCTCGTTCGCTTTTAATTCGACGAGAGACGCGTTCAATCGAGGAAGCCCGCCAACTCCTGGCTGCGGCTGGGCTGCTGCAGCTTGCGTACGGCCTTGGCCTCGATCTGCCGGATTCGCTCGCGGGTCACTTTGAAGATGTGACCGACTTCTTCCAGCGTATAGCTGTAGCCGTCGCCCAGGCCGTAACGCAACTTGATGATCTCGCGCTCCCGATAACTGAGCGTCTTGAGCACCTTGTTGATCCGGCCGCGGAGCATCTCCTGGGCGGCGCCGATGGCCGGACTTTCGGCCCCGGCATCGGGCAGCAAGTCGCCGAAGTGGCTGTCTTCGCTGTTGCCGACGGGCCGGTCGAGGCTGATCGGATAACGGCTCATCGCCAACACGCGACGGGCTTCGTCGATGGCCGTGCCGGCCCTACGGGCCGTTTCTTCGATCGTCGGCTCGCGTCCCAGCTCTTGAAGCAACTCGCGCGAGACGTTCCGCACCTTCGACATGGTCTCGACCATGTGTACGGGAATGCGGATGGTGCGGCTCTGATCGGCCACGGCGCGGGTGATCGCCTGGCGAATCCACCAGGTGGCGTAGGTGCAGAACTTGAACCCCCGCCGATACTCGAACTTGTCGACCGCCCGCATCAGGCCGGCGTTGCCCTCTTGAATCAAATCCAAGAAGCTCAAGCCGCGGTTGCGATACTTTTTGGCGATCGACACCACCAACCGCAGGTTGCCTTCCGACAAGCCGCGCTTGGCCCGCTGGTATTGAGCGTAGATCTGCCGCAGGTAGGTGACGCGCCGCCGGAGGCTGCTCGGCGTCTCTTGCGTGACGCGCAGGATGTTGCGGAACTCCCTCAGCCAGGCGGCCCGTTCTTCGGCCGGCCCTTTGGCCGCCTTGTGAGCGTCGATCTTGTGCTTCAACTCTTCGACGCGGCGGCTGAACGCTTCCAGCGTCTTGATCTTCAACTCGATCCGCTGGGTCCGCAGGCCGAGTTCTTCGACCAACCGCACGGTGCGCAAACGTCGGCGGCCGAGACGCCGCCAGGCGTGGCGGCGGTCCGCCAACTTTCGCGATTTGCTGAAGGCCAGGTAGTAATCGTGCCGGTTCCGCCTGAGCAGCGTATCCAGCGTCCGCAGGTTGTGCGGAAAGCGGCCGAGAATCTGTTCTTTCTCCAGGCGGTCGGTCACCGAGACCTGCACCGTCCGGTCGAAAGGCAACTCGCCCGCATGCACCCGCCGCAAGACCTTGACCGCGTCTTGAATGACGTAGTCGCACTCCAGCAGCTTGCGGCGGAAACGGGCCCGCGTGACCTCGATTTCCTTGGCCAAGGCGATTTCTTGACTCCGCGTCAACAGCGGAATCTCGCCCATTTGCGTCAGATACATCCGCACGGGGTCGTCGGACCACGATTCCCCGTCTTCGTTGGCCATCAGCAACTCGTCGCCTTGCAGCTCGGAGTCTGCGTCGGCATCCACCTCGGCCAAGTCGTCGCGAAGGTCTTCATCTTCATCGACGACGTCTTCTTTGTCCGCAAGATCGACAGCTTCGTCTGGGCTCGGAGTCCCTTCGTCTTCCAATTCGTCCAACAGCGCGTCGTACAATTCAACCACTCCTACATGCTGGGCCAATGGGTAGGCCGGATCGGATGCGGGTCAACTACGTGCGGTTCAAGCGGGCCGAGTCGCAGAGGCGAGGTGGGCATGGCCTCCTGCTGATGAAGCACGGCGGTTCTTGTCGCAGCACGAACCCCAATCCAAAAAAAAATCCGTCCGACAATTATCCACGCTACGCAGGCAAAAATCCATCAAATTCTAACACCGAAACCACAAGTTTTCCCGCCGCCCGCAATTTGGCAAAGGATTCGTCATGGGCAAGAGAATACGGCCTTGACACGCTTTCCCATTTACCCCATATTAACAGTCGCCGCTCTTGGCGAGAAGAAAAAAGCCGCCTTGGCGCAGGCTCTTGACAAATCCGACGCGGACGCTCAAAGGAATCTTACGCGTCGGCCGCTGGCGGTCTAGCCTCTGCGACCGTATTTCTTTCTTTTTGAAGTTGCACGTGCGAGGCGATCATCCATTGAGCGGCGCGACGGCGAGCGGCTCGTGCAGCGGGCCCGCGGCCTCCAGCTCGCTGGAAAAGACCACGACTTCATTGACGCTCGACACTCCGCCCACGAAGTCGGCCTGCTCGGCGACAAGCTGGCCGAGCTGCTGCAAGTCGCGTCCGCCGCGGACACGTCCCAACGTCAGGTGCGGACGAAACCGCCGCAGTTCCTGGCGGAAGCCCAAGCCCGCCAGTGCTCGTTCGATCGCTGCCTGCAACTCGATCAATTCCGCTTCGCCTTGCCCGACTCCCAGCCAGATCGTGCGCGGCCGGACGACGGTCGGAAAAGCTCCGGCGCCGCGGACCTCGATTTCAAACGGCGGAATCTCCGCGACCGCGCCGGTCACCGCCTGGCAAACAGCAGGGATGTCGACCAGGTCGATTTCGCCGAGAAACTTGAACGTCAAGTGCATGGCATCGGGCTTGACCCACGTTATTTTCGCCTCGGTGGCTTGCAGGCGGCTGATGAGCTGCCGGGCGCGGCCGCGGACTTCGGCAGACATCTCGGCGGCAATGAACGTGCGTAACGAGCGGGTCATGGGGGGATTTTGGATTTTGGATTTTGGATTGGACGGTCGGCCTTAGAACGTCAGCATCCGGCGATACTCTTCCAGCCGCTCGTCGATCTCGGACCGGTCGATCTGCCGCATCCGTTCGAGGCTGAATGCTTCCACATTGAAGCTGGCAACCACCGTGCCATAGGCCAGCGCGGTCTTCAGCGTCCGTGGATCGAAGTTGCCGCACTCGGCCAGGTAGCCCATCATGCCGCCCGCGAAGCTGTCGCCGGCCCCGGTGGGATCGACGACGTGCGGGGTGGGGTAGGCGGGCATGACGTAGGTCTCGTCGCGGCTGAAAAACATCGCCCCATGCTCGCCCTTCTTGATGACCACGAATTTCGGTCCCATCTCGCGGACGCGGTGGCCTGCCCGAACCAGGTTTTCGTCGTCGGTCAGCAGCCGCGCCTCGCTATCGTTGAGCACGATGCCGTCCAGCCGGCGCAGCAGCGCCAACAATTCGTCGTGTTGGATGTTGATCCACAGATCCATCGTGTCGGCCACGCACAACTGGGCGTCGGGCACTTGATCCAGCACGCGCATTTGCAACAGCGGCGAGCCGTTGGCCAGGAACAAATAGCGGCTGCCGCGAAACGCTTCGGGCAGCTTGGGATTGAAATCGCCGAACACGTTCAGATGCACTTCCAGCGTTTCGCGGTCGTTCATGTTGGGCAGATACTTGCCGCGCCAGCGAAACGTCTTGGCTCCGGCGACCACCTCCAGTCCGGAGGTGTCGATGCGCCGGTCCATGAGCAGTTCGGTATGCTCGGCCGGCCAATCTTCACCGACGACGCCCACCAATCGGACCGGCGTGAAGTAGCTGGCGGCGTAGGAAAAGTAAACGGCCGATCCGCCCAGCACGTCGTCGCGCCGCTCGGTGGGCGTTTCGACACTGTCCAAGGCGATCGAGCCGACGACGAGCAGAGGCATGTTTGAGACTCCTGACTTTGGCAGAAAGACCAAAGTCTACGGTTCGGCAGCGGCAGCGGGAAGGCGGCGGCTTGCGAGAGATTATTTTCTGGCCCGCTTTGTCGGCACGGTTTGAGAGGTATATTATTGAGTGCGGGGCGTATCACGCTCGCCAGAACCGGCCCAGAGTCTATCAAAGTGCGAAACATGGCCTGCGCCCGCTATGTTCTTGCCGCCCTGATTGCGGTTGGTGCCGCCTCGACGGCGCGCGCGGCCTCGACCGCCGGCGACCACAAGTTCCCCACGAAGCAGGAGCTCGACTTCTTCGAGAAGAAAATTCGCCCGGTGCTGGTGCGAAACTGCTACGAGTGCCACTCCGGCGACGTCAAGAAAGCCAAGGGCAGCTTCGTGCTCGATACTCGGGCCGGCCTGCGCAAGGGAGGCGAGTCGGGCGCGGCGATCGTTCCCGACCATCCCGACGACAGTCTGCTCATCGAGGCCATCCGGTACGACGGCCTGCAGATGCCGCCTTCCGGCAAGATGTCGGACGAAGTGATCGACGATCTGGTGAAGTGGGTGGAGATGGGCGCGCCCGATCCGCGCGTGCCGCGACCGGCCCGTAAGGGCCTGAATCTGGCCGAAGCCCGCAAGTGGTGGTCGTTCCAAAAGCCCAAGGCCGCGCCGCCGCCGGAAGTGTCGGACACGTCATGGCCCCGCAGCGACATCGACCGTTTCGTGCTGGCGACGCTCGAAAAGGCAGGGCTCAGGCCGGTGGGTGACGCTGATTCCGAATCGCTGCTGCGGCGAGTCACCTTCGACCTGACCGGTCTGCCGCCCACGCCGGAAGAGATCGACGCCTTTTTGCGCGGGCCGTCGGAGAGCGCCTATCAGGCCGTGGTCGACAAGCTGCTCGATTCGCCCCGCTTCGGCGAGCGCTGGGGCCGGCACTGGCTCGACGTGGCCCGCTTCGGCGAATCGGCCGGCAAAGAGCGCAACGCGCCGTTCAAATATGCCTGGCGATACCGCGATTACGTCATCGACTCGTTCAACTCCGACAAACCCTACGACCGCTTCCTGACCGAGCAGTTGGCCGGCGACCTGCTGCCCGCCAAAACGACGGCCGAGCGAAACAGCCTGCTGGTCGCCACCGGGTTCCTGGCAATCGGACCGAAGGGGTTGAATGAGAAGAACCAAGAGCAGTATCGCATGGATGTGATTGACGACCAGATCGACGCCACCACGCGCGGCATCCTGGCGATCACGGTGGCCTGCGCGCGTTGCCACGACCATAAGTTCGACCCGATTTCGAGCGCCGACTATTACGCCCTGGCCGGCATTTTTCACAGCACCGAGACGCTGGCGGGCGTCGAGCCGGCCAAGAACAAGGAGTTCGTCAGCGACAAGGCCCTCTTGACCTTGGCCGATCCGACGCAGTCGGATCGAGTGACGGCGGCCGAAGCGCGCAAAGAATTGGACCGCCGGGCCGAAAAAGCCGCGATCCAAAGCCAACTCAACTCGTTGCGTGCCGAGGTGAAAAAACTGGCCGGCCTGCCCAAAAAGCCTCAGAAGGGGAAGCGGAAGTCGGCCTTCATCGCCGGACCCGGCCAGCAGATGAAGGCGATCCGCGCCCAGATTAAGCAGTTCGAGGCGCGGCTGGCGGAGTTGAACGAGGTCGCGGCCCCGTCGGGCGAAAAGGCGATGGGCGTGCGCGACGCCGCCCTGCCCAGCAACTGCCGCGTGCTCAATCGCGGCGACCTGAAAGACACGGGGCCCGAAGTGTTGCGCGGCGTGCCCACGGTGTTGCGCACCATCCAGGCCAATCACATCAATCCGGCCCACAGCGGCCGGCTGGAAATGGCCCACTGGATCGCCAGCCCCGACAACCCGCTCACCGCGCGCGTGATGGTCAACCGCGTCTGGCAGCATCTCTTCGGCACGGGGCTGGTGCCGAGCGTCGACAACTTCGGTGCGCTGGGCGACGAGCCGAGCCATCCCGCGCTGCTCGACACGCTGGCCGTGCAGTTCGTACAGGAAGGCTGGTCGGTCAAGCGGCTCATTCGTTCGCTGGTGCTGAGCCGCGTGTATTGCCTGAGCAGCGACCACCAGGCGGCCAACTACGCGGTCGATCCCGCAAACCGGCTGCTCTGGCGCATGGAGCGCCGCCGGCTCGATGCCGAGGAAATCCACGACGCCATTCTCGCCGCCAGCGGTCAGCTCGATCTGGAGCGGCCCGACGGGTCGCCCGTCATGAGCATGGACGGCGATGGCAAGAAGAACAACAAAGATGACAAGATGAAGGACGCGCTGGCTGAGTTGTCGAACCACCGCGCCGTGTATCTGCCGATGTATCGAGGCAACGTGCCCGAAGGCCTGGCGGTGTTCGACATGGCCGATCCCAGCCTGATTGTCGGCAAGCGCGAGGTGACGACGGTCGCCACGCAGGCCCTGTTCTTGATGAACAGCCCGTTCGTGATGCAGCAGTCGGCCCAAATGGCCCGGCGGCTGTTCGAGCGGCACGACCTGAAAGACGCGGGGCGGATCGAGTTGGCGTATCGCTTGGCCTTGGGCCGACGGCCCAGCGCCAAGGAGGCGTCGCGGATCGAGGCATTTTTGAAAGATTATCGCCGAACGCTGGGCAAACAGGGCGACGGCGACCACGTTCGCGGGGCGGCCTGGGCCAGCGTGTGCCAGGCGCTGTTTGCCAGCGCGGAGTTCAGGTATTTGTATTAACCCGTAGAGTGGCACCAGCGAGCTTGCGAGTGCCGGCCCACCGTTATGAACGTCGATCACGGTGGGCCGGCGCTCGCAAGCTCGCTGGCCCCACCTTACATTTGGTGCCACTCCATGGAACCCTTTTTCGCCACGCGCCGGCTTTCACGCCGCGAGCTATTGCAAACGGCCTCTTGCGGCTTCGGCTATCTGGCGCTGGCCAGCCTCTCGACGGAGTTGTCGGCGGCCGAATCGTCGAACCCGCTGGCGCCCAAGCCGCCGCACTTTCCGCCGCGGGCCAAGCGGGTGATCTTCCTCTATATGGCCGGAGCGCCTTCGCACGTCGACACCTTCGATTACAAACCCCAGCTTGCCAAAGACGACGGCAAGCCCGCGCCCGGCAAAGGCAACCGCAAGCTCCTCAAATCGCCGTTCGTTTTCCAGCAACACGGCAAAAGCGGCCTGTGGCTGCCGGAAATCTTTCCGGAGCTGGCCAAGCACGCCGACGACCTCTGCCTGCTCAACAGCCTGCACACCGACCTGCCCAACCACCCGCAAGCCAGCGTGCAGCTTCATACGGGCAACTTTCAGCAGACTCGGCCCTCGATGGGCGCCTGGACGCTGTACGGCCTGGGCACCGAGAACCAGGAGCTGCCCGGCTTCATCACCATCAATCCGCCGGGCGGATCGGGTGGTGCGGTGAACTACGGCAGCGCTTTCCTGCCGGCGGCCTATCAGGGCACGCGCATCGGCGGCGAGGGCGGCAAACGGGCCGCCGAGCGGCTGGCCAACCTCGAGAACCCGCGGCTGTCGTCCGAGCTGCAACGCAAGGAGCTCGATCTGCTGCAGGACCTCAACCGACATCGGCTGGCGAAAGACGAGGTCAACACCGAGTTGGAAGGCGTAATCGAGTCGTACGAGCTGGCCTTCCGTATGGAAGGCGCGGTGCCGCAGGTAATGGACTATAGCAACGAGTCGCATTCGACGCTCAGTGCGTACGGAATCGGCGAAAAAAGGAGCGACGCCTTCGGCAAGCAGTGCCTGCTGGCCCGGCGGTTTGCCGAGGCGGGAGTAAGGTTCATCGAACTTTCGCTGGGAGGCTGGGACCAGCACAAGGACCTCAAAGCCCGCCTGACGGCCAACGCCCACGCCATCGACAAGCCGATCGCGGCGCTCCTTCAAGACCTGAAACAGCGGGGCCTGTTGAAAGACACGTTGCTCGTTTGGGGCGGCGAGTTCGGCCGCACGCCGGGAGCGCAGAACTCCAACGGCCGCGACCACAACGCCAAGGGCTTTTCGATGTGGATGGCGGGAGGAGGCGTCAAAGGCGGTTTCCGCTATGGGGCCACGGATGAATATGGCATCGAAGCGGCGAAGGACCCCATGCACATCCACGACTTGCACGCCACGATACTTTACCTGCTCGGCCTCGACCACGAGCGGCTGACGTATCGTTACAGCGGCCGCGACTTCAAGCTCACCGACACGGCCGGCATTGTGGCCAAGGGCGTGCTGGCGTAAGTGTCGGCGCGCCGACCACTTTCTTAAGATTTAGTTTGCCAACACGATCTCGACGCGATGGCTGCGCGGCGCAAGCGCCTGCCTGATCGCGGCGTCGAGTTCGGGCAACTTGGCCATGCGTTCGGCCATCGCCGACTGCCGCTTGGCCTCGATCTCGGCCGGGTCCAACTTCACGCCCAGGAAGTCGGGAATCGAAACCTGGGCCAACACGATGCCCCGAAAAACGCGATCGTGATAATACGAATTCTTGGCTTTCACGGCGATCCAAACGGCATTGACCTGCTCGGCGACCGGCCCGGCGGCCAGGGCGGGCCGTGTCAAATCGACCCCCGCCGCGAACTCTTCTGCTGAATAGTCGGCAACCTTGGTGCGGTTGAGCCGCAGCTCGTATTTGCCCGGCTTCAGTCCCGTGACTTTCAGGCCGTATTGATTCAACTCCTCGCGCACCGGCGCCCATTCGTTGATTTTGTCGGCCTCCACGGAGAAAAAGGGGAGCGCCTCGTCGGTCCGTTGAAAAGCCACTCCGCCGTCTTTGGCCACCAACTCGGCAATCTGGCACTTTCCGCTGGCCACGGCCTTCGGCTGGGCGGCGTCGATTTCGACGTTCGACACCAGCCGTGGAAAGTTGAGGCCCTTCAAGATTGCCCACGCCATGACGGCCTGGCCTGGCGGACCTGGATGGACGGCGTCGCCGCCGCCGATGCGGTTCTTGGCGTTGGCGCCGCGGGCCTTGTCGATGGCCGCCACAAATGGATGGAACTGATCGACGAACCGCCCGCCGTTGGCCGCTGCAAGCTGCTCGACGCCGGCCGAATAGCGTTCGAGCGTCTGGTTATAGCCTTCGATGGCCGGACCCTCTTTGGCCTTCTCAACCGGGCTGGGCGTAATCCAGGCCACGCGAATATTGGCCGCCTTGGCCTGGTCGGGGCGGGACGGTGCGGGACTGCAGATATGGTAATCGCCGCACCGGCGGATTGCGAGCCGGCGCGCCGGGACTGGTCCCACCTTACGCCCGATGCCTTGCGGGTTGCTAACCCATCAGGTCGCTGCGCAGCGGACTCGCCGCTGTCTGCACTGCGGGAACGCTCGCGTCGGCCGTAGGTTGCGGATTGCCGAGCGTGGCACTTTCAGCCGGAGGATTCGCCGTCGGTACGCCGGCCGCGCTGGCGACCAGTTCGTCGATCGTGTCGAACAACTCGAAGGCGGCGGAATGGTCGTGGGCGCTGGCTGCGTTGAAATACTCGTTCGACGACAGGAACTGCTCGGCCACCGATTCGAAATCAAACAACCCCGCATCGACCATCTCGCTCCAGCCTTGCAGCTCGGCGGCGCTGCCGCTACGGCCCAGGTACTGCTCGTAATACCCTTCGATCACATGGTCGGTCCGTTCGGGCGAGTCGAGCACCAGATTGACGAGCTGAATGCGGCTCATTCCCGCGTTCAATGCGTTGCTGAGCGCGCTCACGCTGCCGCCGTCGGCGGTGCGGCCTAGCTGGTCTTGAAACACCTCTTGGATGAAGCCCGCGTTGTCGGCGTGGGAATAGAGGTATTCGGGCGAGTACATGAACGCACCGGCCACCGCCGTCTCGCTGGCGCCGCGTTCAAACACGCCCACCCAGTAGTTCACGTCGGCGGGGCCGGCCGAGCGGTGCAGGAACTCTTGGTAGTCGGCCTCAACCTCTTGGGCCCGGTGCTCGGCCGAATCCCACAACGCGCGGACAAAATCGTACCGCGACAGGCCCGATTCCAAGTCGTGAACCCATGTGCTCAGGCCGGCGGGGTCGACCGCACGCCCCAAGACCTCGCGATAGATGGCGTCCACATACGACGAGGTGGGATCGGTCGGCGTAGGCGACGGCGTAGGCTGCGAGGGCGGACTGGGCGCTGGCGTGCTCCCCGCTCCGACGATCGACTGAATGGCGTTCAGCAGGTCGAGCCGTTGGTAGGTTTCGCCCGTGTGCGTCACGTTGTCTTGGCCATGCCCCGCATCGACGATGCTCACGCCGGTGCCTTGCATGATCGACAAGATTTCCTGCGGCGTGGCCTGGCTGTCGCGGCCGACGGAGTCGAGCGCCTCCCTGATATCGACGGCGGCCGCGGCGACGACGGGCGAGGCCATCGACGTGCCGGCCATCGTGGCAAAGGTGTCGTTCAAATACGTCGAGGTGATAAAGGCGCCGGGGGCCAGAATGTCGAGCTGCAAGCTGCGTTGCGTGAAGCTGGTGATCTGGTCGGAAGCGGTCGTGTAGTCTTGGGCGCCGTCGGCCCAGGTGACCGAACCGTAGTTGCCGTTCCAGACCGCCCCGACCGACACCACCAGGTTGTTGATGGCCGGGAAGGCCAGCCCCGGCTGGCTGCCGTAAGAGTAGTAGCTGTTGCCCGACGAGGCCGCCACGAACACGCCGTCGTTTCGCAGCGTCTCCAGGTCGGAGTCGAGCATCGTCCACGGCTCGGTGCTGGCGAAGTTGCCGGCGCCCAGCGACATGTTGACGGCGGCGATATGGTATTGCTGCTGGTGTTGAGCGACCCACTGCAAGGCCAGGTCGACGTTGCCGAAGCTGCCCGTGCCGGTGCTGTCGAGCACTTTCAGCGCGATGATGTTCACGCCGGGCGCGACGCCCAGGTGGTTGGGGTCGGCGCTGGCGATGATGCCGGCCACGTGGGTGCCGTGGCCGTTGTCGTCCATCGGGTTGTTGTTGTTGGCGACGAAGTTCCAGCCGCCGAGGTAGCGCCCGGCGAAGGCCGGATTGTTGTAGTCGATGCCCGTGTCGAGAATGGCGATGGAATAGCCGGCCCCGTTATAGCCGTATTGCTGCTGCTCTTGCGTTCCGCCGATCAAGGGCAGGGCACTGCCGGTCGTTCCGCTGGCCTGGGCCAGATCGCCGCTGTAGACCTGTTGGTCGACGCTGCCGATGGAGTACGTTTCATCCCGCCAATCGGTCTGGGCGGTGGCCGCGGGGGTGGTGCTGAGCAGCGACAAGTCTTCGAGCTGCTCGATAGCGAGTTCAACGCGATTCGTAACGGCGCCATGTTTGCCGCCGCTGGACAAGCCAGCGCGCTTGCGGACGGACATGCTATGATCTCCCAAGCCGCGAGCGCGGCACCTTAAGGAAATGCCCGCGGGAGCGAATTCATCGCACCCGCACGAACCTCTTTTAAGGCCCGGAACCGGGCCGGATTTGCCTGAGGAAAGGCTAGACAAATCTAGGTCGCGTTTTGCGCGCAGGGCGAGGGAGGCGGCAGGTCCGCTTGGGCACTGTGCCCGCAAGCGAGGACGCTTACGCTACGAGCGAGCGCGGACGAGCCAGGTCCGCCTGGCACTGTGGTTCGGGCGGCGCCGCTCACAGGTGACACTGCCTGAAACTAGCCTGCTAGCGGTCTTGCCTCTCGATAGCCCGCCAAGGAAGCTTCTCATTCGCGACTGGCCCGGCTGCCGAATTATCTCTCGTTCAACTCTGAGGGACGCAATTGCATGACCGTTTCGCCGTCGCACGACGCGTTTGGTTCCCTAGGTGGCCTAAACGACCCAGCTTTGGCTCTGCCCGGCATGATTCTGCCGACGCGCACGGAAATGAGCATTGCGCCGTCCGCCCGGCTTGCCGTGCCCGCGGGCGGGGCGGTGCCCTTATCGCGGCCAGCCTGGAGCGACCTGGCTGCCGGGCAAATCCAAGTGCCGGGCTGGCAGTTCTGTCAGCCTTTGCCGTATGGAGCGATTTGGCGGGACGGCGGCGTGCAGTTTGCCGTCTTCAGCCGCTCCGCCACGGCAATGCGCGTGCTGCTCTACGGCGATGTCCACGACCGCGAGCCGGGGCGAGTTGTCCACTTTCACCCCGAGTTGGACCGTTGGGGCGACATCTGGAGCGTGTTTGTGCCCGAAATCCGGCCGGGGCAACTCTATCACCTGCAGGCCGACGGCCCGTTCGATCCCGACCGCGGCCACCGCTTTGACGGCAAGGCCCGCCTGATCGACCCCTACGCGCGTGCGCTGGCCGGCGACTTTTTGCCCGACGACGACGGGATCATCCGCCCGCCCAAGTGCGTCGTCGTCGACGACACCTTCGATTGGCGCGGCGACCGGCCGCTCAATCGCAAACTTTCGGAGACCGTGATCTACGAGCTGCACGTGCGCGGCTTTACGCAGTCGCCCAGCAGTGGCGTGCGGCATCCCGGCACGTATTTGGGCGTGATCGAGAAGATTCCCTACTTGCAGTCGCTGGGCGTCACGGCGGTCGAGCTGATGCCGGTCCACGAGTTTCCGATTTACAACTGTCATGGCCGGCCGGAATCGCGGCCGAACTACTGGGGCTACGATCCGCTGGCCTTTTTCGCGCCGCACCGCGGATATGCCTTTGGCAGCGAGCCGGGCGCCCAGGTGCGTGAGTTCAAAGAGATGGTGCGGGCGTTGCACCAGGCCGGCATCGAGGTGATCCTCGACGTGGTCTTCAATCACACGGCCGAAGGCAATCAGCACGGGCCGACGCTGAGCTTCAAGGGGCTTGGCAACCGCATCTATTACATCCTGGCCAACGGCGGCCGCGACTACTGCAACTATTCGGGTTGCGGCAACACGGTAAACGGCAATCATCCGGTCGTCCGCGAGTTGATCTTTCTCTGCTTGCGGCACTGGGTACACAACTACCACATTGACGGCTTTCGCTTCGATCTGGCCTCGGTGCTCAGCCGCGACCGCAACGGCAATCTCGTGCCCAACCCGCCGCTGGTCGAGTCGATCGGCGAAGATCCGTTGCTGGCACGCACCAAGATTATCGCCGAGGCGTGGGACGCGGCGGGCGCTTACCAGGTCGGCTCGTTCTCGAACCGTCGGTGGGCCGAGTGGAACGGGCGATATCGCGACGACGTGCGCCGCTTCTGGCGGGGCGACGAAGCGATGACCGGCGCCTTGGCCACGCGGCTGGCGGGCTCCAGCGA
This portion of the Pirellulales bacterium genome encodes:
- a CDS encoding S8 family serine peptidase is translated as MSVRKRAGLSSGGKHGAVTNRVELAIEQLEDLSLLSTTPAATAQTDWRDETYSIGSVDQQVYSGDLAQASGTTGSALPLIGGTQEQQQYGYNGAGYSIAILDTGIDYNNPAFAGRYLGGWNFVANNNNPMDDNGHGTHVAGIIASADPNHLGVAPGVNIIALKVLDSTGTGSFGNVDLALQWVAQHQQQYHIAAVNMSLGAGNFASTEPWTMLDSDLETLRNDGVFVAASSGNSYYSYGSQPGLAFPAINNLVVSVGAVWNGNYGSVTWADGAQDYTTASDQITSFTQRSLQLDILAPGAFITSTYLNDTFATMAGTSMASPVVAAAAVDIREALDSVGRDSQATPQEILSIMQGTGVSIVDAGHGQDNVTHTGETYQRLDLLNAIQSIVGAGSTPAPSPPSQPTPSPTPTDPTSSYVDAIYREVLGRAVDPAGLSTWVHDLESGLSRYDFVRALWDSAEHRAQEVEADYQEFLHRSAGPADVNYWVGVFERGASETAVAGAFMYSPEYLYSHADNAGFIQEVFQDQLGRTADGGSVSALSNALNAGMSRIQLVNLVLDSPERTDHVIEGYYEQYLGRSGSAAELQGWSEMVDAGLFDFESVAEQFLSSNEYFNAASAHDHSAAFELFDTIDELVASAAGVPTANPPAESATLGNPQPTADASVPAVQTAASPLRSDLMG
- the glgX gene encoding glycogen debranching protein GlgX, whose translation is MILPTRTEMSIAPSARLAVPAGGAVPLSRPAWSDLAAGQIQVPGWQFCQPLPYGAIWRDGGVQFAVFSRSATAMRVLLYGDVHDREPGRVVHFHPELDRWGDIWSVFVPEIRPGQLYHLQADGPFDPDRGHRFDGKARLIDPYARALAGDFLPDDDGIIRPPKCVVVDDTFDWRGDRPLNRKLSETVIYELHVRGFTQSPSSGVRHPGTYLGVIEKIPYLQSLGVTAVELMPVHEFPIYNCHGRPESRPNYWGYDPLAFFAPHRGYAFGSEPGAQVREFKEMVRALHQAGIEVILDVVFNHTAEGNQHGPTLSFKGLGNRIYYILANGGRDYCNYSGCGNTVNGNHPVVRELIFLCLRHWVHNYHIDGFRFDLASVLSRDRNGNLVPNPPLVESIGEDPLLARTKIIAEAWDAAGAYQVGSFSNRRWAEWNGRYRDDVRRFWRGDEAMTGALATRLAGSSDLYGPSGRQPYHSINFITAHDGFTLNDLVSYNDKHNSANGESNRDGENMNCSCNFGVEGPTRRASVERIRARQLRNYLATLFLSQGVPMLLAGDECRRTQQGNNNAWCQDSPMSWFDWKLADENADLLRFCRALIAFRKRQPTVRRASFLAGTPVAPGSLADVTWFSAEGRPMTWSHGERSLQCLYGAWPTSGASSLSARHVLVMLHGDWAPREFTLPWVGQEIDWRLFVNTAAEGPDDIYPDADGPRPVTHKLTLLGHTLVCYVAS